A DNA window from Hordeum vulgare subsp. vulgare chromosome 1H, MorexV3_pseudomolecules_assembly, whole genome shotgun sequence contains the following coding sequences:
- the LOC123445001 gene encoding uncharacterized protein LOC123445001, giving the protein MPPLLRGVVSGRLRRSLCTAAAAAHPPWAMVDRDSRLKESEGSVSFSFARAPAVSCVTIPVFGRAFKVEPPTDGRMYGDMLRSRVLAASAHGFLLLGTLKSRSRAHPLSGLDLPAEALLKVAPLELIYRKFARLVCNPVSGQLFRLPEFEEAEKTLSFTDGMAGMGLLTQAADGDGLNGPPKRYAAAQLTEVDGGRRFLLRRFSSETGDWDEQVLPSPLPPHRRMHMAHEVLDLGGRLWWVDVSWGAVCVDPFSDRPELCPVELPPDSMLLNQQGEAEMGQLEMRRHMGVSAGRLCYAEVDPLHIRSFVLDDESGRWTLEHQVSVPDLWRNGDNAKVTIAAIDPLNIDALHLSVDKIHLSVDMREGLIMSSVCINESQMASGSYVPCVLPTILWSSPIPGKNKALAMAKNTTLADVLVRSDRQQTK; this is encoded by the exons ATGCCGCCGCTCCTCCGCGGCGTCGTCTCCGGCCGCCTCCGCCGCTCCCtctgcaccgccgccgccgccgcgcaccCTCCCTGGGCCATGGTGGACCGCGACTCGCGGTTGAAGGAATCCGAGGGCAGCGTGTCCTTCTCGTTCGCCCGGGCCCCCGCCGTCTCCTGCGTCACCATCCCCGTCTTCGGCCGGGCCTTCAAGGTGGAGCCTCCCACGGACGGCCGCATGTACGGCGACATGCTCCGCAGCCGCGTCCTCGCCGCCAGCGCCCACGGCTTCCTCCTCCTGGGCACCCTCAAGTCCCGCTCCAGGGCTCACCCGCTCTCGGGCCTCGACCTCCCCGCCGAGGCGCTCCTCAAGGTCGCCCCTTTGGAGCTCATCTACCGCAAGTTCGCGCGCCTCGTCTGCAACCCCGTGTCCGGCCAGCTGTTCCGACTCCCAGAGTTCGAGGAAGCAGAGAAGACCTTGTCATTCACAGACGGCATGGCGGGCATGGGCCTCCTCACCCAAGCCGCCGATGGCGATGGCCTCAACGGGCCTCCCAAGAGGTATGCCGCTGCTCAGCTCACCGAGGTCGACGGCGGGCGGCGCTTCCTGCTGCGCCGCTTCTCCTCCGAGACAGGGGATTGGGACGAGCAGGTGCTGCCGTCCCCGCTGCCGCCGCACCGGCGGATGCACATGGCTCACGAGGTGCTGGACTTGGGAGGCCGGCTCTGGTGGGTGGACGTGAGCTGGGGCGCCGTCTGCGTCGACCCCTTCAGCGACCGGCCCGAGCTCTGCCCCGTCGAGCTCCCTCCTGACAGCATGCTTCTGAACCAACAGGGCGAGGCAGAGATGGGGCAGCTTGAGATGCGCCGGCACATGGGGGTCAGCGCCGGCCGGCTGTGCTACGCCGAGGTCGACCCCTTACACATCAGGTCCTTCGTGCTCGACGACGAGAGCGGCCGCTGGACACTGGAGCACCAGGTGTCGGTTCCCGATCTTTGGCGCAATGGGGATAATGCCAAGGTGACGATTGCTGCTATCGACCCACTCAACATTGATGCTCTCCATCTCAGCGTGGACAAAATCCATCTCAGTGTGGACATGCGTGAGGGGCTTATTATGAGTTCTGTCTGCATCAATGAAAGCCAGATGGCGTCAGGTTCATATGTTCCATGTGTACTCCCGACGATTCTATGGTCAAGCCCGATCCCAG GCAAGAACAAGGCTTTAGCCATGGCAAAAAACACGACTTTGGCAGATGTTTTGGTTCGTTCAGACAGACAGCAAACGAAATGA